The Candidatus Omnitrophota bacterium genome contains the following window.
TATAAATTCGAATCCTTCATCACCTCTTTTGAATACGATGGTGATGGAGGAAGGATAAAGAAGATAACGCCCACAAGTACTACCACCTATGTAGGCTCGCTCTTTGAAAAAACTGATTACACAGATGGCAGCCAACTTGCTCAGAAGCATATCTTCATGGGTTCCCAGAGGATTGCCTCGGTTAAGTCTGTGGATAACGGCCCTTGGACAGCCCAGTATTATCATTCAGACCATTTAGGCTCAAGCAATATCATCACAGATGAACAAGGCAACCAAATAGCCCTATATGAATACACTCCTTATGGAGAACTTGCCACAACTCAACAAACAGGCGGCTCAACTAACTACCTCTTCACTGGCAAAGAACTCGACGCCTCAACCGGGCTGTATTTCTACGGGGCGAGGTACTACGATGCTGAAATTGGCAGATTCATTACTCCTGACACAATAGTCCAGGCACCGTCTGATCCTCAATCCCTCAACCGCTACGCATATTGTCGAAATAACCCCGTTAAATACGTTGACCCAAGCGGTCATGGTTGGTTTAGTAAATTCTTTGCGAAAAATGCAGGCGTAATAGGTCTTCTGTTCGGATTTACTGGTTTGGTTATTGGGAGTATAATCACAGGTAATTGGGAGCCTACCAAAAATATAGCAATATCTACTGGATCTGCCTTTCTTTTTTCTGGGTTTAATCCTGTTGCTGCAGCTGGTGCTTTCATTGCCTCTTCCATATTAGAAACTCAACCTGGTAGAGAGTACGTCCAATGGCAAGGAGAACAAGTTTTTGATGATGTTTTTGGCATGCGTCCAAAAGCTGCCTATATGTGGTCGTATATTGCCACAGATATTGCTCTAACTTTAACATTTGAAGCAATGGTTGCTAGTTTGGTAGCTGAACCTGTTGCAGGACAAAGACCATATGATCCTAGCAACAAAACTGATAAAGCATTAACTGATAATCCTAAAGGATACGATCCATACGGAAGAATGCCGGGAAGAAATGCTCACCCTGACGGGAAATTTACAAATAAAGAGTTAACTACTTTATATGATAAAAATGGAAATTCTTTAGCAGTAGTTGGTAAAGCACCAAAATCAGGTGGGTTAACTAGATTAGGGTTAGAGTCACGTCACACTGGGGCTATCACGCGCGATTTTCCGAATTCGGGAATACTAAAAAAATTTCCTGAATGGGGTTATGCAACGGTATTTGGTACTTGTCATCAAGCGACTAATGCTACTTTTCTTGCTAGCGGTATAAGTGATACTGTGTTAAGTTTATACTCTCACTGGTCAATATTTACTTCTACTGTGATATACGGCAACTACGGCGGAGGATTAATGCGCTCAATGGCTACTGGAATTCAAGCAAATCAGAATTACACGGGAGATTAACTATGTATACAATGAAGTTAATTAGTTTGTTTAGTATTATACTTTTGTGCTCAGGATGCCTTTATTTCCTATCTGACCAGGCATATTATGATGATATAAACAGATTACGAAACAAATATCTGCAAGAACATCCTGAATTGAATTCAGGGATTAAAAGTTTAATTTTAGAAGGTAAAATTGGAATCGGCATGAATAAAGAACAGGTAAAATTAAATGGGAACTACCGTTATCCAAGAAAAATTAAAGCGACCAATGAATATGGTTCAGAGGAAGTGTGGATATATTACAGAAGCTATAATAAGCCAGTTCAACTCTATAAGGCAGGTAAATTCTTAGGGTGGGGCGGAATGGACTCTACGGTTAAAAGCTTCTTGGTCTATGAAAACCTTTATTTCAAGGGCGGAATTTTGTTAAAAATTGAAGCAATTGAGACAGATAAAGAATATTAGAGAAGAAAAATATTTGATTTTCTTCCTATCCTATATCGTATTTTCTACAATTTAAAGTTGGGGTTGATAGGATGTGCAACTTCTTCTCAATTTACTAGGATAGGGGAAACTCCACTGATAATTTGTTTGACACGAATAGTTTCTATTGGTAAACTGTTAATGTCTATATTTATTAATAAAATGGCATAAAAGAAAGGAGGAAGAGATGCTAAGGGCGATTAAGATTTCTGCATTGGCTGTTTTGGTCCTCGTGGCATTTTCTCAACCCTGTATGGCGCGAGAATTTGCTGATATTTATACTGAATGTGGTATTGGAGCAATGATTGCGCCAAGAAATGAAGCTGTTGCAGCAGTTACTAATGTTACATGGGACTTAGGGACAACGGCAATCAGCTCAAATATCTCTTGTCCAGATACTTGCGCTGGCGGACAAGAAAAAGTAGCCTCATTTATTTATGACTCCTATGAAGCTTTAGAAAGAGATTTGGCTAGTGGTTCAGGGGAATATCTTGATGCATTAATGGTTTTAGCCGGATATGATTCTCAAGCTGAACAGAAAGTCACAGAGGCGTTACGTAATGCTTTTGCCAAACTTGTTGCAGATTCAAGTTATACTGATAAAAGCCGTTTTGAAAAAGCGCAAGCCTTATATAACTTAGTCTACAAACATATAGACAGCATCTCTTAGGGGTTTACTTAGTAAATAACAGCCATTTATTGTAATTTTGAAGAATGCGTCTGGATTTTATAGACGCATTTTTCATTTTAGAATCTATTTTTATGTCTCCATATTCAATTTGTTAAGTAGTGTCAGACTACCTATAATAAAATTATTCATATAATAAAACTATTCATAGTCTGTTGCACCATTCTTTTGCTTTTGAGCACCCAAGCTCAAGCATCCTCTCTGAAAGAAGTTCTCGATAAAGCCGAACGACTCAATCTTGCAAGTCATCCCATCTGGCTCAAATTACTTCATTATGGACGTAATGGCAGGCAGAGTGTAGTTTTGACAGACAGTTTCTTTCTGTCTCCAAATGGCAGGAGTGATCCGGAAGCTGAATTGATAGCTACTATTAATGCCTATTTTACTCTTTGGGGTGAGAATCCTAATGAACACGCACGGTGCAGATTTCCTGCTCGTTACTATTGGCTTTCTCATCAGCTGCCTTTACCCAACTACAACTTAAGAGAGACACATTGTCAGAAACTTGAAAAATGGGCTTTATTCGACAGCGTAAACTCTATTAGCGTACTTTTAGTCAGCGGTTATTTGGGTAATCCGGCTTCAACCTTTGGACATGCGTTTCTTAAGTTCAATACAGACTCTATTGATGATCAGGTCGGATTGTTTGACTTGACGCTGAATTATGGAGCAGTGGTTCCGGAAAACGAAAACACATTACTCTATGTTGCGCGGGGGCTTTTTGGCGGATATAAGGCCGGGTTTTCCGATAAGTATTTTTACACGCAAGATCTTGTTTATTCGCGCACTGAGTTTCGTGATATTTGGGACTACAAGCTTGCATTGACAGATTACCAACGTACGTTATTGATCCTACATATCTGGGAAATCGCTGGCAATAAGTTCAAATACTATTTCTTAGATAAAAATTGTGTTTATAGACTTGCAGAGTTGCTGGAGTTGGTAATAGAAGAGGATTTGTTAAGCAATGGGCGATTTTGGTATCTTCCGGTAGAATTATTTTATCACTTAAAGGATGTTGATAAAGCTCGACGTAAGTCTTTTGGGGCAAACCTGATCCAATCTGTGCGTTTTATTCCATCAACTCAACGAGTACTCTATCATCAACTGAAGCTATTAACGCCAGATGAACTCAAGGTCTTTAATGCTATTATTCAGGCAGGGGGACATTCTATCTCAAGCCATCTGGCAAAGTTCACAAGTGACCGGCAAATTATAATTTTAGACAGCTTGCTTGCCTACCAGCAATATCGACTTATAGCTGAGGAGCCTAATCCAAGCAGCGAGAGACGAAAGTTTAAAGATCAGATTCTGCTGGTTCGCTTGCAGCTGCCCGCTTGCTCAAAACCATCGCTTGAAATTAAAGAATTGCTTTCACCCGCAGACAGTACACGCCCTATGGAGTTTGGTGTCAGTGTTGCTAGCGAAGACAGCGGGAGGCCTTTTTTACGTTTGAATTGGGCACCTTTTAAACAGGAAAAGGTTGGAAAGAGTAGCCTTGAAGGTAATGAGCTTGTTGTTTTTGATCTTGCTGTTGGGTTTTTTGGAGATGAACATAAGGTCTTTTTAGATAAGCTTGATTTACTGCGTATTCTAAATCTCAACACTTTACCTGTTTCGGTAGTGGATGAAAGTCAGTGGTCTTGGCAATTGCGAATCGGCAGTAACCGTATTAAGGATAATGAAAAATACAGTTATGATGGAGTTGTGAGTTTTGGCCTCGGTCGTGCGAAAAAATGGAATGAAGCGATTACGAGTTGTGGAATGGTTGATTTTGCAGCGCATACAATCTCCCCCCTTGTTCGATTACGCCCTCATTTAGGTTTGAAATTTGATTTGAGAGAGATGCAGACATGGTTATATTTTGGAGCAGAATCTGTCAATTATGATGCTGAATTTAGAGAGGCTTGGGGAGGAAAATTGCAGTATCAGTTGAATGATCGATATGCTGTTCACGTCGAACTTTCCAACGAAAATGCTACGCGTGTATCTTTCGGAGTGAGTTCTTATTGGTAAATTTTGACCGAAGATAAACACATAGGTCTAAGCAGTAATATGAAATAATAGGAGGTTTTAGTATATTCTTTATAAGAGCAATATAGATACAGTGTCTGTTGAAGGAACAGTTTAAACAGCAGACAGAAGTTCTTTTGTAAACTTTTCAGTTTCTTTTGAACCCAAAAAGTTGCGAAAGTCGTCCAATAAGGGGAGTCCGCATGCTCCAATGTTGATAACAACAAGGAAAAGGATTGAGTAGGAAATTAACCTTGGAGTTCGCCCTCCAAGACTTCAACTCGCTTTTGTAGCTCATCATTTCCCGCTTTTAATTCTTTAACTACTTCTAGTAAGTAAATTGCGACTTTATCATATCTAACCGATTCTGGCATACCTTCCTTGTTATAAATTACCAAATCAGGAATTATTTCGTTAACATCTTCCGCAATTAGACCAACTCCTGCTTTTCCTGTTGATTTCCAGTTGAATTTTACTGGATTTAATTTAAGAACCGCATCAGTATCAACTATTAGGTTTTGAATGTTATTTTTATATCTCTTACTAGAAATAGCCCTATAAACAAAAATAAGGGGACGGTTCCTCAAGATGCAACTAGTTAGAAATCAATAACTTGTAAATGCTAATAATCAAATATTATGCCAAGAAAGGCAAGAATTATCCCAGAAGTTGGTTTTCTACATGTTATGTGCAGAGGAAACAATAAAAGAAAAGTCTTTCGTACCTCTACAGATAAGCGGCGATATTGTTCTTTGTTAAGGGAATTTAAACAAGAAGAAAATATAAGAATTCATCACTATTGCTTAATGAGTAATCACCTTCATTTGATGGACTCAATAGATCAACAGAGCAATCTTTCTCGATTTATGAAACGAGTAAATTTGTAGTATTTTTACTATTACCGCCGCAGGCATGATTATTCAGGCCATCTCTGGCAAGGTCGTTACAAAAGCAAAATTATCTTAGACTACGTTTATCTTGTTCAGTGCGGAAAATATATCGAACTTAACCCTATTAGAGCACGTCTAGTACATAAGCCAAGTGATTATGAATTTTCCAGTTTTAGGTTTTACGCCCTCGGCCACAAAGATAATCTAATAGATACAAATCCTTATTACTTAGAACTCGAAAAAAGCCCTAGAGACAGGCAATCTTCTTATCAAGACTTGTTCATTGATGATTATATGGAAGAAAAAATGAAAATTTAACTTCTTGATGTTGTAACGCTATAAAAAATAAGAGGTTAGGGGGGGGGCGAGGAACCGTCCCTTTTGTTCTTTCTAGGGCAGATTTACCTTGACACTAAGATGTTAACTCAATATAATGGACATGAGTCCAAAATATTGGATGAAGAGGTAAAATTATGGACAACGCAAAATCTATTTTAGTGGCTACAAATTCACAAAAGGTCTTAGAATTCTTCTTGGATCACCCGGGGAGAGAACTTACCGAGAAAGAAACACAAAATTCTGTTAAGGTAAGTAAATCCGGAACCAACTATGCTTTACGGGAACTTGCAAAGGCAAATTTTCTGCTTAGGGATAAGAAGGGTAAGATGTCCTTTTATTCTTTAAATTACAAAAATCCCGCCATAAAACAACTAAAGGTATTAAAAATAATAATGTTTATACAGCCTATCATTAAGAAGTTAGCTGTGTCTTCCTCGCAAATAACTCTTTTCGGCAGCTCTGCGAGGGGAGAGGATATTTCAGATAGCGATATCGATTTATTCGTTATCAGTAATAGCAAAAAGCAGGAACTAGAGAGGGTAATTGAGAAAATTAGACTAAAAAGGAAAATACAGCTAATCGTAGAGACAGAATTATTCCATACAGAGCTAAAGGTTAAATCGCCTGATTTTTATGAACAGGTTCAGCGAGGCATTGTATTATGGAGAAGAGAACAGTAAGTCCCGAATTTGGGGATTGTCTTAAGAGAAATAAAATAAGAGAGTTTTCTCAAGGAAAAAACTTGGTGGATAAAGAACTGCTTGCTGCTAGGACTGACCTTTCTGAGGCAAAAGATACCTTTCAAAGAGACAAGTTTAAGTGGGCGATTATTCAGGCATACTATTCTATGTTTCATTCTGCAAGAGCTCTCTTATATAACCAGAATTACCGAGAAAGAAGCCACCACTGTTTAATCGTTGCTTTAAAATCATTCTATGTGGAAAAAGGGAAACTCTCAGTGCGATTTCTTGAAGGACTTCAAAAAGCTAAGACGTTAAGAGAGAATGCTGATTATTATGACCAGTGGTCTCAACTTGGTGCAAAAGAAATGGTTGCTTTAGCCGGAGAGTTCTTAAATAAGGCCGAGTCTATATTGTAATCGCAAAACAACATGTATTTTTTGCACTATAAAGGGCCGTTCGGCGCCAAAATCGTTTTCTCAAGTTTCCAAAATGCCAATTTTCCCAACCGGGCATAGATTCCTAACACTTTGTCTTCCATGAAGTCATATAAGCCAAATTTTATTTTTTTGCCAACTGAGTAGAGAATAGCAGAATAGGGAACGGTTCTTCGAAATATAACTAACTAAGTAGCAATGAAATATAGATGCTGGAAGTTAAAATACGATTTCCGGGGATACGTACTAATTATTTCAAAATTTGCCTCCCCGGAAATTGAGATTCCATATATATCCAATAAATCGTAATAACCCTTAGAAAGGAGGGTACATGGTTAAAAAGCTTCTTTGTTTGTTGATTGTAGCAGTTTTTGCTTTTTCTTCTGCCGGAGCTCATAACCCCCAGCTAGAATTAGAATTTAATCTGGCAAAAGAAGACAAAAATAATAAAAATAAATAGTTTTTTTGATGGAATGGATAGAAGTAAAAAAGATAGCTTTAAATTTTACTCTCTAGCGCTTTGACTCTATCTTTAAGCTCGTCATTTTCCGCCTTTAACTCCTTAACAACCTCCAGTAAATAAATCGCAACTTTATCATATCTAACCGATTCCGGCATACCTTCCTTGTTATAAACTACCAGATCAGGAATTATCTCGTCAACATCTTCCGCAATTAGACCAATTCCAGCTTTTTCCGTTGATTTCCAGTTGAATTTTACTGGATTTAATTTAAGAACCGTATCAGTATTGACTATTAGGTTTTGAATATTTTCTTTATACCTCTTACTAGAAACAGCCCTATAAACAACTCCGCTTGCATCCGCACTTAGATTTTGCATATCGCCGTCTATAGGTGCGCGGATTTTTAGATTTCCATTAACATCCAAAGCTTCAGTTGGAGCATCAGTCCTAACGCCAACACTACCGGCGCTACCTTTTGGAAATATTAAAAATGCGTCAGGGGTAGCTATAGTTTCTACAACATTTGAATGACCCCATGCAAATGTCCGATCAGCAGCAGTAGTCAATTGCATATTCTCTCCTGCTGCAAAGGAATGATCGCCTGCAGCTTCGTTAAATGAGCCGCCTACTATCATGGAATTTGTTCCTGATGCAGTATTTGAGAAACCACCTGCTACAACAGAACCTTGACCTGATGCTGTATTTAAACTACCGCCTGAAATAGTGGACGTGTTGGCTGATGCTGTGTTTCCGGCACCGCCACCAGCAACAGTAGAAAAATCACCGCTTGCAACGCAGAGGCTTCCGCCCGAGACTGTTGACCAGTCGCCGCTTGCTTCAGAGTTAAGACCAAAGGCAACAGAATAATCTCCTATATTGGCATCATCCCACTGATTTGGAAATGCTGCATTTATTGCTCCTGCACGGAAGGCTGCTTTTCTAGGATACCAGATAAGCCTTGTACCTGCTCCAGATGTAATAAGCACATTGCCGCTGTTCATAGTTCCCCTAGCGATTATCCCGCCATCATTATTCAGATCAAGCTTGAATTCAGGAGTATTAGTGCCAATGCCAACCTGCCAAGTAAGATCATTTGGATGAATATCTGTTCCATTTTGCGTCCAAAGCCCGGTTAAAGGTTGCCAGGTAAAAGTAGCTCCGTCGCAAACAAGTATCTGATCCCCTGTGTTATAGTAACGTAAGGTTCCTTCTTCATTTGCTGCACAGGCAGCACCAGTGGCAAAATCATCATTAGGATAAAGCGTTAGTTCCTTATACACCCCGTGGGGTGCAGGGTAATAGGTGGTAATAGAAAGTTGTTCAGTAGCAGCAAAAGAGCTTGCACTGTGAAAAAAGAATGCCAAAAGCATAACAATGACTAAAAGTAAAACTTTATTTTTAAACATAGCTAAATCCTCCTTTTTAAATCGCTTGTTTTTCATCCAATATATCATTAATTTAACACGCCCAGTAGAAATCGTCAATGTCTTTTGCGTTTTCTCTAATTAGAGTTGATATTTCACTTGACAAACCAATGGTTTTGATGAATATTATTGTAAGCGAAGAAATAAACATAAAAAATAAAATCACCAGAGAAACTATGAAAAGAAAATATTGCACAGCCAAAGAAATGCAAATTATTGATAAAAAGGCGCAGGAAGTTTATGGCATTCCTTCTATTGTGCTTATGGAAAATGCCGGTATTTCAAGCGCAGAAGTAGCCTTAAAGATGCTAGGTAGAGGGAGGAAGGCGCTTTGTATTTGCGGCAAGGGCAATAATGCCGGAGATGGTTTTGTATGCGCAAGGCATTTGATAAATAAAGGTGTAAATGTTGCCATATTCTTACTCGCAAGTCCTAAGCATCTAAAGTTTGACGCACGAATTAATTTTAATATTCTAAAGAAGTTAACCAAAAATATTTATTTCATAAATAAAAGCTCCAAGTTATTGAAAAGTAAATTAAAAACAGCAAGTCTTATTATTGACGCAATTTTTGGAATTGGCCTAACTGGACAAATCAAAAAACCTTATGCGAGTATTATTAACTTGATAAACAGCTATAATAAAAAAATCCTTGCTCTAGATGTACCTTCAGGACTTAATGCCACTAGAGGAGAGATTTTAGGCACTTGCATAAAGGCAACAGAGACTATTACATTTGCCTTAGCTAAATCCGGGATGATTAAGAATAATGGACCTAGTTATTGTGGCAAAGTACATGTTGCTGATATATCAATACCTAAAGCCTTACTCAAATAATAATGACTAAAGTTAGATATGAGATTGATCCGCACAATAGATTGGTTTTAAAGGAATCAGGCAAAAGTACAAGGCTGAGTAGGTACCGCACAGTTCTCGACGGAAGATTTAAAACTGACAGTAAAAATTCTTTGATTTATCATGCCAAAATCCCCTCTCACACTAAAGAACTGCAACAGATTAAATTAAAGGGAAACTGGTCTTTAAATAAAAACCACGATCTTGTGTTTACGCTTAACAAATGGGGCAATCAAGTTGCAAAGAACAAATTGACGATAAAAGGGGAGCTGATTAATGTGGGAGGCGATGAAATAACCTTTGCAGTTATAAGTAGAGAGACAGCTAAAAAGAGATCAATCTATCTTTTAAAATTATCCGGTAAATGGAAGTCTGGTAAGGATAACGGGCTAGAGTTTGATGTCCAAAAGGATAAAGAGGCAGATACCCTGCATTTTCAAGGCTCCTGGAAACTCAAAAACAACCAATTGACTTACAATTATAAAAAATATTCTGGCTCAAAAAGAAAAAAAGATGAGCAGGGTTTAACATTTTGTGGCTACTGGGATATCAAAGATAAATATCGCCTCTCTTACGTAATGGATAAACCGTTAAAGTCAGGCTTTGATTTTAGGGCATCGCTTGCAGCACCAATCAGGAGTAAGGGACAATATGGCCTTAAATATAAATTAGGTGCAGGTCTAATAAGCAATGAGAAAACAAATAAAACCATAATAATTTTTGGAGAGTGGAAAATAAAAAAAGGCATTGGTCTAATCTTTGAAGTAAGATATGGAGAAAATTACCTTAACTCAATAGTCTTTGGCGGAGAGATGAGAATTAACAAAGATTATAGCCTAATCGTGAATTTGACGAGTAGAGAAAACAATGATCTGGGGATTAGATTGGAATTATCAAGAAGATTCTTTAATGACTATAAAGGGTTTCTAAGGGTTTTGATGGGGAAAGAGGAGAAGGCTGTTGAACTTGGTGCTGGCTTTAGATGGTAGGCTTTTACTTGCAAAATTGAACACTTTGCTGTATAATAACAAATTATGGAGGGAAATATGCAGGAGAGACGAAGATTTCCTAGAATCAACTCAACAAACATCACAGAGATTGAGCCAAGACCTGTAGTTTCAGATATCCAGGCGATTACCAAAGACATAAGTCAAGCTGGAGCTTGCATTTACAGCGATACCTATCTTGAGCCAGGAAAATTTACCAGGATAAGAATGCACAAGGAAAATCAAGCTTTTCCTGAAGCAAAAGAGGCGGTCGTTGCCTGGTCAAAATTATCCAAAGAT
Protein-coding sequences here:
- a CDS encoding RHS repeat-associated core domain-containing protein; the encoded protein is MGSQRIASVKSVDNGPWTAQYYHSDHLGSSNIITDEQGNQIALYEYTPYGELATTQQTGGSTNYLFTGKELDASTGLYFYGARYYDAEIGRFITPDTIVQAPSDPQSLNRYAYCRNNPVKYVDPSGHGWFSKFFAKNAGVIGLLFGFTGLVIGSIITGNWEPTKNIAISTGSAFLFSGFNPVAAAGAFIASSILETQPGREYVQWQGEQVFDDVFGMRPKAAYMWSYIATDIALTLTFEAMVASLVAEPVAGQRPYDPSNKTDKALTDNPKGYDPYGRMPGRNAHPDGKFTNKELTTLYDKNGNSLAVVGKAPKSGGLTRLGLESRHTGAITRDFPNSGILKKFPEWGYATVFGTCHQATNATFLASGISDTVLSLYSHWSIFTSTVIYGNYGGGLMRSMATGIQANQNYTGD
- a CDS encoding DUF3015 domain-containing protein — translated: MLRAIKISALAVLVLVAFSQPCMAREFADIYTECGIGAMIAPRNEAVAAVTNVTWDLGTTAISSNISCPDTCAGGQEKVASFIYDSYEALERDLASGSGEYLDALMVLAGYDSQAEQKVTEALRNAFAKLVADSSYTDKSRFEKAQALYNLVYKHIDSIS
- a CDS encoding DUF4105 domain-containing protein; translation: MSTQAQASSLKEVLDKAERLNLASHPIWLKLLHYGRNGRQSVVLTDSFFLSPNGRSDPEAELIATINAYFTLWGENPNEHARCRFPARYYWLSHQLPLPNYNLRETHCQKLEKWALFDSVNSISVLLVSGYLGNPASTFGHAFLKFNTDSIDDQVGLFDLTLNYGAVVPENENTLLYVARGLFGGYKAGFSDKYFYTQDLVYSRTEFRDIWDYKLALTDYQRTLLILHIWEIAGNKFKYYFLDKNCVYRLAELLELVIEEDLLSNGRFWYLPVELFYHLKDVDKARRKSFGANLIQSVRFIPSTQRVLYHQLKLLTPDELKVFNAIIQAGGHSISSHLAKFTSDRQIIILDSLLAYQQYRLIAEEPNPSSERRKFKDQILLVRLQLPACSKPSLEIKELLSPADSTRPMEFGVSVASEDSGRPFLRLNWAPFKQEKVGKSSLEGNELVVFDLAVGFFGDEHKVFLDKLDLLRILNLNTLPVSVVDESQWSWQLRIGSNRIKDNEKYSYDGVVSFGLGRAKKWNEAITSCGMVDFAAHTISPLVRLRPHLGLKFDLREMQTWLYFGAESVNYDAEFREAWGGKLQYQLNDRYAVHVELSNENATRVSFGVSSYW
- a CDS encoding tail fiber domain-containing protein, coding for MRNRPLIFVYRAISSKRYKNNIQNLIVDTDAVLKLNPVKFNWKSTGKAGVGLIAEDVNEIIPDLVIYNKEGMPESVRYDKVAIYLLEVVKELKAGNDELQKRVEVLEGELQG
- a CDS encoding transposase, with product MPRKARIIPEVGFLHVMCRGNNKRKVFRTSTDKRRYCSLLREFKQEENIRIHHYCLMSNHLHLMDSIDQQSNLSRFMKRVNL
- a CDS encoding nucleotidyltransferase domain-containing protein, coding for MDNAKSILVATNSQKVLEFFLDHPGRELTEKETQNSVKVSKSGTNYALRELAKANFLLRDKKGKMSFYSLNYKNPAIKQLKVLKIIMFIQPIIKKLAVSSSQITLFGSSARGEDISDSDIDLFVISNSKKQELERVIEKIRLKRKIQLIVETELFHTELKVKSPDFYEQVQRGIVLWRREQ
- a CDS encoding HEPN domain-containing protein — translated: MEKRTVSPEFGDCLKRNKIREFSQGKNLVDKELLAARTDLSEAKDTFQRDKFKWAIIQAYYSMFHSARALLYNQNYRERSHHCLIVALKSFYVEKGKLSVRFLEGLQKAKTLRENADYYDQWSQLGAKEMVALAGEFLNKAESIL
- a CDS encoding tail fiber domain-containing protein; this translates as MFKNKVLLLVIVMLLAFFFHSASSFAATEQLSITTYYPAPHGVYKELTLYPNDDFATGAACAANEEGTLRYYNTGDQILVCDGATFTWQPLTGLWTQNGTDIHPNDLTWQVGIGTNTPEFKLDLNNDGGIIARGTMNSGNVLITSGAGTRLIWYPRKAAFRAGAINAAFPNQWDDANIGDYSVAFGLNSEASGDWSTVSGGSLCVASGDFSTVAGGGAGNTASANTSTISGGSLNTASGQGSVVAGGFSNTASGTNSMIVGGSFNEAAGDHSFAAGENMQLTTAADRTFAWGHSNVVETIATPDAFLIFPKGSAGSVGVRTDAPTEALDVNGNLKIRAPIDGDMQNLSADASGVVYRAVSSKRYKENIQNLIVNTDTVLKLNPVKFNWKSTEKAGIGLIAEDVDEIIPDLVVYNKEGMPESVRYDKVAIYLLEVVKELKAENDELKDRVKALESKI
- a CDS encoding NAD(P)H-hydrate epimerase, translated to MSFAFSLIRVDISLDKPMVLMNIIVSEEINIKNKITRETMKRKYCTAKEMQIIDKKAQEVYGIPSIVLMENAGISSAEVALKMLGRGRKALCICGKGNNAGDGFVCARHLINKGVNVAIFLLASPKHLKFDARINFNILKKLTKNIYFINKSSKLLKSKLKTASLIIDAIFGIGLTGQIKKPYASIINLINSYNKKILALDVPSGLNATRGEILGTCIKATETITFALAKSGMIKNNGPSYCGKVHVADISIPKALLK
- a CDS encoding PilZ domain-containing protein; this encodes MQERRRFPRINSTNITEIEPRPVVSDIQAITKDISQAGACIYSDTYLEPGKFTRIRMHKENQAFPEAKEAVVAWSKLSKDKFGSVFQIGLNIPE